One window from the genome of Xenorhabdus bovienii SS-2004 encodes:
- the pcaF gene encoding 3-oxoadipyl-CoA thiolase, whose translation MTHAFICDGIRTPIGRYGGALSGLRADDLAALPLQALLARYPSLDWQQIDDVILGCANQAGEDNRNVARMAVLLAGLPYSVSATTLNRLCGSGLDALAFAARGIKAGEAQLMLAGGVESMTRAPFVMGKTDSPFSRQAQIFDTTLGWRFINPLMQQQFGTDSMPETAENVAAQFQISRDDQDAFALRSQQRTANAEQRGIFAEEITPITLPSTDKKGTPTIVSRDEHPRPETTFEQLQRLKTPFRVDGTITAGNASGVNDGAAALIIASETAALQQGLTPRARIIATATCGVEPRMMGIGPLPATRKVLELTGLSLNQMDVIELNEAFAAQSLAVMRQLGLPDDAEQVNPNGGAIALGHPLGMSGARLALTATLELERRTGRYALCTMCIGVGQGIAMIIERIS comes from the coding sequence ATGACCCATGCGTTTATCTGTGACGGCATCCGTACTCCTATCGGGCGTTATGGTGGTGCGCTTTCCGGCCTGCGGGCTGACGATCTGGCCGCTCTGCCGCTACAGGCACTACTGGCACGTTATCCCTCGCTGGATTGGCAACAGATTGATGACGTCATTCTGGGCTGCGCAAATCAGGCGGGAGAAGATAACCGCAACGTGGCACGCATGGCGGTTTTACTGGCAGGGTTACCCTATTCGGTATCGGCGACCACCCTCAATCGGCTGTGCGGCTCCGGTCTGGATGCCTTGGCCTTTGCCGCCCGTGGTATTAAAGCCGGCGAAGCGCAACTGATGCTGGCGGGCGGGGTCGAATCCATGACCCGTGCCCCTTTCGTCATGGGTAAAACCGACAGCCCATTCAGCCGCCAAGCCCAAATCTTTGATACCACCCTTGGCTGGCGCTTTATCAATCCCCTGATGCAGCAGCAGTTTGGGACAGACTCCATGCCAGAAACTGCGGAAAATGTTGCCGCCCAGTTTCAAATCAGCCGTGACGATCAAGATGCCTTCGCCCTGCGCAGCCAGCAACGTACCGCCAACGCCGAACAACGGGGAATTTTCGCGGAAGAAATCACCCCCATTACCCTGCCCTCTACAGACAAAAAAGGCACACCAACCATCGTCTCACGGGATGAACACCCACGGCCGGAGACGACATTCGAACAACTGCAACGGCTGAAAACCCCCTTCCGGGTTGATGGAACAATCACCGCCGGCAACGCCTCTGGCGTCAATGATGGCGCGGCGGCACTCATCATCGCCTCAGAGACGGCCGCCTTGCAGCAGGGGCTGACACCCCGGGCGCGCATTATCGCAACCGCCACCTGCGGCGTTGAACCCCGCATGATGGGGATCGGGCCATTGCCAGCCACCCGCAAGGTACTGGAGCTCACTGGCCTGAGCCTGAACCAGATGGACGTCATTGAACTCAATGAAGCTTTTGCCGCACAGTCACTGGCCGTCATGCGTCAGTTGGGGCTACCGGATGATGCAGAACAGGTCAATCCGAATGGTGGTGCGATTGCATTGGGTCATCCATTGGGCATGAGCGGGGCACGTCTGGCGCTGACGGCCACTCTGGAACTGGAACGGCGTACCGGCCGCTATGCCTTGTGCACGATGTGCATCGGCGTAGGGCAAGGGATCGCCATGATTATTGAACGCATATCGTAA
- the paaF gene encoding 2,3-dehydroadipyl-CoA hydratase PaaF, which translates to MSHEWILCHQQQRVRTLTLNRPEVRNALSNDCLEQLVQQLEQADADTGTGAIVITGASRYFAAGADLRELQQQTVATAMTDRRPQLWQRLHNISKPLIAAVNGYALGAGCELVLACDLVICGESARFGLPEITLGLMPGAGGTQRLIRCVGKALANQMILTGEAINAQKAQQAGLVSEVCIDALTLERAEQIAQRISEFSPLALRAAKAALKTAHETSLSQGLLAERQQFVALAGTADRQEGITAFLEKRKPTFKGF; encoded by the coding sequence ATGAGTCACGAATGGATTTTATGCCACCAGCAACAACGGGTACGCACACTGACCCTGAACCGCCCGGAAGTCCGTAATGCCCTCAGCAATGATTGTCTGGAGCAGCTCGTCCAGCAATTGGAACAGGCGGATGCCGATACCGGAACCGGCGCTATCGTCATTACAGGAGCATCACGCTATTTTGCGGCGGGTGCCGATCTCAGGGAGCTACAGCAGCAGACCGTTGCCACGGCAATGACAGACCGCCGCCCACAACTCTGGCAGCGCTTGCACAACATCAGCAAACCTCTTATTGCGGCCGTCAATGGCTACGCACTGGGTGCAGGTTGCGAACTGGTGCTGGCCTGTGATCTGGTGATTTGCGGTGAAAGTGCCCGCTTCGGCCTGCCGGAAATTACATTGGGATTAATGCCGGGCGCTGGCGGCACACAGCGGTTAATCCGCTGTGTGGGCAAAGCACTGGCCAATCAAATGATCCTAACTGGCGAAGCGATCAACGCCCAGAAAGCACAGCAGGCAGGGCTGGTGAGCGAAGTCTGTATCGATGCTCTGACATTAGAACGCGCGGAACAGATTGCCCAACGCATCAGTGAGTTTTCGCCGCTGGCGTTACGGGCGGCTAAAGCTGCACTCAAGACTGCACACGAAACCAGCCTGTCACAAGGGCTGCTCGCCGAACGCCAGCAATTTGTCGCTCTGGCAGGGACAGCCGATCGCCAAGAAGGCATTACCGCCTTTCTTGAAAAACGTAAACCAACATTCAAAGGGTTCTGA
- a CDS encoding IS3 family transposase translates to MKRKSPQKFTDNFKREAVNLVVEQSYTVPQAAETKTHHENQAEMKKDVLGYLHYYNLTRLHTANNDLTPVEYEMAFVKVSDFS, encoded by the coding sequence ATGAAACGAAAATCACCCCAAAAATTTACCGATAACTTTAAAAGAGAAGCGGTCAATCTGGTTGTTGAACAGAGCTATACAGTCCCACAGGCAGCTGAAACCAAAACCCATCATGAAAACCAGGCAGAGATGAAAAAAGATGTCTTGGGTTATCTGCATTATTACAATTTAACACGATTGCACACGGCCAATAATGATTTAACACCCGTGGAATATGAAATGGCCTTCGTAAAAGTGTCCGATTTTTCTTGA
- a CDS encoding GNAT family N-acetyltransferase, producing MKIECLNKNKHDRNNFDCGEPALNNYLKAVSGQHDKKDLSRTFVLTSSQNESQIKGYYSLALCTVELDEIPEKISKKYPSSLYCALIGRLAINKLFQRQGLGEILLIDAIRKSIESSESIPTPMIIVDAKHDIAKKFYINMGFQEFPKMKFRLFMPMNAAVNIIEQIDAI from the coding sequence ATGAAGATCGAGTGTCTAAATAAAAATAAACACGATAGAAATAATTTTGACTGTGGTGAACCTGCGTTAAACAACTATTTGAAAGCAGTATCAGGGCAGCATGATAAAAAGGACCTATCAAGGACATTTGTCCTGACAAGTAGTCAGAATGAATCTCAAATAAAGGGGTATTATTCACTAGCGCTGTGCACGGTAGAACTAGACGAAATACCAGAAAAAATATCGAAAAAATACCCTTCCAGTTTGTATTGCGCACTTATTGGCCGATTAGCTATAAATAAATTATTTCAACGCCAAGGACTTGGCGAAATTTTGTTGATAGATGCAATTCGAAAATCAATAGAATCGTCAGAATCCATTCCTACTCCAATGATTATCGTTGACGCTAAGCACGATATTGCTAAAAAATTCTATATAAACATGGGGTTTCAGGAATTTCCAAAAATGAAATTCAGGCTCTTTATGCCTATGAATGCAGCTGTGAACATTATAGAGCAAATCGACGCGATATAA
- the paaK gene encoding phenylacetate--CoA ligase PaaK, whose product MSNNVQHLDSIEFASRDEIQAHQFEQIKWTLHHAYNNVPMYRRKFDTAGIHPSDFRQLADITKFPYTTKQDLRDHYPFDTFAVPMEQIVRIHASSGTTGHPTVVGYTQRDIDHWANLVARCLRFAGASAKDKVHVAYGYGLFTGGLGAHYGAERLGATVIPMSGGQTEKQAQLILDFKPDVIMMTPSYCLTLLDALEQRMGGDASKCSLRVGIFGAEPWTEALRSEIETRMGIKALDIYGLSEVMGPGIAMESVEHANGSTIWEDHFYPEVIEPDNLNVLPDGESGELVFTTLTKEAMPVIRYRTRDLTRLLPGTARHMRRMDRIAGRSDDMLIIRGINVFPSQVEEQIIRFKELSPHYQLEVNRTGNYDCLSVKVELKEPERLDAQQRCDICHQLRHHIKSMIGLSTEVSIVNCGDIPRSEGKAVRVIDHRQHE is encoded by the coding sequence ATGAGCAACAACGTACAACACCTCGATTCCATTGAATTTGCTTCACGTGACGAAATTCAGGCGCACCAGTTTGAACAGATAAAATGGACGCTCCATCACGCTTACAACAACGTGCCCATGTACCGCCGCAAATTTGACACCGCCGGCATCCATCCCAGTGATTTCAGGCAACTTGCGGACATCACCAAATTTCCCTACACCACCAAACAGGATCTACGGGATCACTACCCGTTCGATACTTTCGCCGTTCCGATGGAACAAATCGTGCGCATCCATGCCTCATCGGGCACCACAGGGCATCCTACCGTGGTGGGTTATACCCAGCGGGATATCGACCATTGGGCGAATCTGGTCGCCCGTTGCCTACGCTTTGCCGGAGCGAGCGCCAAAGACAAAGTTCACGTCGCCTATGGCTACGGCCTGTTTACCGGAGGGTTGGGAGCACACTACGGGGCTGAACGTCTGGGCGCCACCGTGATCCCTATGTCCGGCGGTCAGACCGAAAAACAGGCGCAACTGATTCTGGACTTCAAACCCGACGTCATCATGATGACCCCTTCCTACTGCCTGACTTTACTGGACGCGCTGGAACAGCGGATGGGCGGAGATGCCAGTAAATGCTCCCTGCGTGTTGGCATTTTCGGCGCGGAGCCTTGGACAGAAGCGCTGCGCAGCGAAATTGAAACGCGCATGGGCATCAAAGCTTTGGATATTTACGGCCTGTCCGAAGTCATGGGGCCGGGGATCGCGATGGAATCGGTGGAACACGCTAACGGTTCCACCATTTGGGAAGATCATTTCTATCCGGAAGTGATTGAGCCTGACAACCTGAACGTGTTGCCGGATGGCGAATCCGGCGAATTGGTTTTCACGACTCTGACCAAAGAGGCCATGCCCGTGATCCGTTACCGCACCCGCGATCTGACCCGTTTATTGCCGGGTACTGCCCGTCATATGCGTCGTATGGACAGGATCGCCGGACGCTCTGACGACATGCTGATTATCCGTGGCATCAATGTCTTCCCATCACAGGTAGAAGAACAGATCATCCGCTTCAAAGAGCTGTCGCCTCATTATCAGTTAGAAGTGAACCGCACAGGCAATTATGACTGCCTGTCAGTCAAGGTCGAGCTAAAAGAACCGGAGCGGCTTGATGCTCAACAACGCTGCGACATCTGCCACCAGTTGCGCCATCACATTAAATCCATGATAGGGCTGAGTACAGAAGTCAGTATCGTCAACTGCGGAGACATCCCCCGCTCAGAAGGCAAGGCGGTCAGAGTGATCGACCACCGCCAGCATGAGTAA
- the paaI gene encoding hydroxyphenylacetyl-CoA thioesterase PaaI — protein MSANASSQLAQRCIEAMYAKDACAQNMGMHIDHVDTGVAQVSMTIKPDMLNGHQSCHGGILFSLADTAFAYACNSEGLAAVASGCSIDFIRPAFSGDRLTATAFMQHQGKTTGLYDVRIINQDGKIVAFFRGHAHRLGHSILEDRQETPLQGEQS, from the coding sequence ATGTCCGCTAACGCTTCCAGCCAACTGGCTCAACGCTGCATAGAAGCCATGTATGCCAAAGATGCCTGCGCCCAGAATATGGGAATGCACATCGACCATGTTGATACAGGGGTCGCCCAAGTAAGCATGACCATTAAACCAGACATGCTCAACGGCCATCAAAGCTGTCATGGTGGCATCCTGTTCAGTCTGGCCGATACTGCCTTCGCCTATGCCTGCAACAGCGAAGGGCTGGCGGCGGTGGCATCCGGTTGTAGCATTGATTTTATCCGCCCGGCCTTCAGCGGTGACCGCCTGACAGCCACCGCTTTTATGCAGCATCAGGGAAAAACCACGGGCTTGTATGACGTCAGAATTATCAATCAGGACGGCAAAATCGTGGCCTTTTTTCGTGGTCATGCCCATCGTCTCGGCCATTCTATTCTGGAAGACAGGCAGGAAACACCATTACAGGGAGAACAATCATGA
- the paaX gene encoding phenylacetic acid degradation operon negative regulatory protein PaaX, with amino-acid sequence MAHKLDDFIRHALDAQPISGTSLIISLFGDALSHRGGEVWLGSLSLLLEPMGFSDRFVRTSVFRLQKEGWLAVEKIGRRSYYRITERGMNQFRHAESKIYLSEQPEWDGKWDLLLLEGTTKEERNRLKKELSWLGFGQLNSTLMAAPSSAQSDIPALLGELNASDSVIYFRADYPYPRSEQSLKERVSASWSLDQVVKHYHEFIVSFRPLMKLLQDCSEADLTPERSFQLRLLLIHFYRRVVLRDPLLPDALLPAQWEGQVARNLCTNIYHRIDLTATHYVSERCETTIGTLPPPAAAYYRRFGG; translated from the coding sequence ATGGCACACAAACTCGACGACTTTATCCGACACGCCCTTGATGCCCAGCCCATCAGCGGAACGTCGCTGATTATCTCTCTGTTTGGGGATGCCCTCAGTCACCGTGGTGGTGAAGTATGGTTGGGCAGTCTGAGCCTCCTGCTGGAACCGATGGGGTTCAGTGACCGTTTTGTGCGGACATCCGTCTTTCGCCTGCAAAAAGAGGGCTGGCTGGCGGTGGAGAAAATCGGCCGTCGCAGCTATTACCGCATCACCGAGCGTGGCATGAATCAATTCCGCCATGCCGAGAGCAAAATCTACCTGAGCGAACAGCCTGAGTGGGATGGCAAGTGGGATCTACTGCTGCTGGAAGGCACGACCAAAGAAGAACGCAACCGCCTGAAAAAAGAACTGAGCTGGCTTGGCTTCGGCCAACTCAACAGCACTCTGATGGCGGCGCCAAGCAGCGCGCAAAGTGATATTCCCGCCCTGCTTGGCGAACTCAACGCCAGTGATTCTGTGATCTACTTTCGGGCAGACTATCCCTATCCCCGTTCAGAACAAAGCCTGAAAGAACGGGTATCGGCCAGTTGGTCACTGGATCAGGTGGTAAAACACTATCACGAGTTTATCGTCTCATTCCGTCCCTTAATGAAGCTGCTGCAAGATTGCAGTGAAGCCGACCTGACACCAGAACGCAGCTTCCAGTTGCGCCTGCTGCTTATTCACTTTTACCGCCGTGTGGTACTGCGCGATCCGCTGCTGCCGGATGCTTTGCTGCCAGCACAATGGGAAGGGCAGGTTGCCCGTAACTTGTGCACCAATATCTATCACCGAATAGACCTTACTGCGACACATTACGTCAGCGAACGCTGTGAAACCACCATTGGCACACTTCCGCCACCTGCGGCCGCGTATTACCGCCGTTTTGGTGGTTAG
- the catB gene encoding type B chloramphenicol O-acetyltransferase, whose translation MENYFDSPFKGKTLAEQVTNPNIQIGRFSYYSGYYHGHSFDDCARYLHPDLVDVDKLIIGSFCSIGTGVAFMMAGNQGHRLDWVSSFPFFYMSEEPAFADAQNGYQPMGDTVIGNDVWMGAEAIIMPGVNIGDGAVIGTRALVTKDVEPYTIIGGNPAKVIRKRFSDEQIAMLLEMQWWNWPLEQLKAAMKMLTSADIEGLYRWWQNQ comes from the coding sequence ATGGAAAACTACTTTGACAGCCCATTTAAGGGCAAAACCTTAGCGGAACAAGTCACTAATCCGAATATTCAGATCGGCCGTTTCAGTTACTATTCCGGTTATTATCATGGTCACTCTTTTGATGACTGCGCCCGTTACCTGCATCCCGATCTGGTTGATGTTGATAAGTTGATCATCGGCAGCTTCTGCTCCATCGGCACTGGAGTCGCCTTTATGATGGCAGGTAATCAAGGACATCGTTTGGATTGGGTTTCATCCTTTCCGTTTTTCTATATGTCGGAAGAACCGGCCTTTGCTGATGCTCAAAATGGCTACCAACCGATGGGAGATACTGTTATCGGCAATGACGTCTGGATGGGTGCCGAAGCGATTATTATGCCCGGCGTAAACATTGGCGATGGGGCAGTTATCGGCACCCGCGCTCTTGTCACCAAGGATGTGGAACCTTACACCATTATTGGTGGCAATCCGGCGAAGGTGATCAGAAAACGCTTTTCAGATGAACAGATTGCTATGTTACTGGAAATGCAGTGGTGGAACTGGCCGCTGGAACAATTAAAAGCGGCGATGAAGATGCTCACTTCAGCAGATATTGAAGGGTTATATCGGTGGTGGCAGAATCAGTAG
- a CDS encoding 3-hydroxyacyl-CoA dehydrogenase — protein sequence MNTPAHHHPILHGPIAVIGAGTMGIGIAQVAAQAGYSVLLFDVNNEAAQRALETLHTRLHQRVEAGKAAAGATQALLQRITRVDSLQALAPSALVIEAIIEQLEVKQNLFRQLEPLCSAGTIFASNTSSLSITAIARVLASPQRMAGLHFFNPAPLMKLVEIIQGLETSSQTITTLKSLVTDWQKQPVVCRSTPGFIVNRIARPFYAETLRALEENVASPATLDAVMKESGGFAMGALQLTDLIGHDVNYAVTESLFHAFHGDPRFQPSLRQKELVEADHLGRKRGQGFYVYDSKEKHQPLPRLETLQEQIRPARIQATGDWGTLPHFAALLKPLLQQYGIAPEESKNTDSQPPALQLDDVILTLTQGKTSAQLADEIRAPVVQFDLAANHQTASIITLSSACQNTRPQTAKVISFLQSLGKQVILLPDYPALLTMRTVAMLCNEALDAINKSIASAADIDLAMCYGVNYPIGPLAWGEQLGWRHILSTLENLQQFYGEPRYRPAPLLRQLAAGYVTLHLQRDQNQNKERNHVR from the coding sequence ATGAACACGCCAGCACATCATCATCCGATCCTTCACGGCCCGATTGCTGTCATTGGCGCGGGAACGATGGGGATCGGCATTGCACAGGTCGCCGCTCAGGCAGGATATTCCGTCCTGCTGTTTGATGTGAATAATGAAGCGGCACAGCGTGCACTGGAGACGCTGCACACCCGTCTGCATCAACGTGTGGAGGCAGGCAAAGCAGCAGCTGGCGCAACCCAAGCCCTATTACAGCGCATCACACGGGTTGACTCATTGCAGGCACTGGCACCGAGCGCACTGGTGATTGAAGCGATTATCGAACAACTGGAGGTCAAACAGAACCTGTTCCGCCAACTGGAACCCCTCTGTTCAGCCGGAACGATCTTTGCCAGCAACACCTCATCGCTCTCGATTACCGCCATTGCCCGTGTGCTGGCTTCACCCCAACGCATGGCGGGGCTGCATTTTTTCAACCCCGCACCACTGATGAAACTGGTGGAAATCATTCAGGGTCTGGAAACGTCGTCTCAAACGATTACCACACTCAAAAGTCTCGTCACCGATTGGCAAAAACAGCCTGTAGTTTGCCGCTCTACGCCGGGTTTTATCGTCAACCGCATCGCCCGCCCGTTTTATGCGGAGACTTTGCGCGCACTGGAAGAAAACGTTGCTTCCCCCGCCACACTGGATGCAGTAATGAAAGAATCGGGCGGTTTTGCGATGGGGGCGTTACAGCTTACCGATTTGATTGGTCATGACGTTAATTATGCCGTAACCGAATCTCTGTTCCACGCATTTCACGGTGATCCGCGCTTCCAGCCTTCACTGCGCCAGAAAGAGCTGGTGGAAGCCGATCATCTGGGTCGTAAGCGCGGTCAGGGGTTTTATGTTTATGATAGCAAAGAAAAACATCAGCCATTACCCCGGTTGGAAACCCTCCAGGAGCAAATACGGCCTGCGCGGATTCAGGCAACGGGCGATTGGGGAACTCTGCCACATTTTGCCGCGCTATTAAAACCGTTGTTACAACAATATGGAATCGCCCCCGAAGAAAGCAAAAATACCGATTCCCAGCCGCCAGCATTACAGCTTGATGACGTTATATTAACGCTGACACAAGGTAAAACCAGCGCACAGCTTGCTGATGAAATCAGAGCGCCAGTGGTACAGTTTGATCTTGCCGCCAATCATCAGACGGCTTCCATCATCACTCTTAGCTCCGCCTGCCAGAACACCCGGCCGCAGACGGCAAAAGTGATCAGTTTCCTGCAATCTCTCGGCAAGCAGGTGATTCTCCTGCCGGATTACCCTGCCTTACTGACGATGCGTACCGTGGCCATGTTGTGCAACGAGGCGCTGGATGCCATCAATAAAAGCATCGCCAGCGCTGCAGATATCGATCTGGCGATGTGTTACGGCGTCAATTATCCCATCGGCCCATTGGCATGGGGGGAACAACTGGGCTGGCGGCACATTCTCAGCACACTGGAAAACTTACAGCAATTTTATGGCGAACCCCGTTACCGACCTGCACCTTTGTTGCGCCAACTGGCGGCAGGCTATGTAACGCTGCATCTCCAGCGAGATCAAAATCAAAATAAGGAACGCAACCATGTCCGCTAA
- the paaG gene encoding 2-(1,2-epoxy-1,2-dihydrophenyl)acetyl-CoA isomerase PaaG — protein sequence MENMSMILTDIEAGVLSITLNRPERINSFNEEMHQQLSEALKIAEQDESVRCVLLSGAGRGFCAGQDLNDRNAIISEGDVPDLGQSVERFYNPLIRRLTSLPKPVICAVNGVAAGAGVSVALACDIVIASRTASFIQAFCRIGLTPDAGGSWFLPHKIGHARAMGMALLGDKISAEQALEWGMIWQVVEPEALEDKTRELAQHLATQPTVALSCIKKATYAAAANSLDQQLNLERDLQRLCGRSEDFREGVSAFIDKRQPQFKGR from the coding sequence ATGGAAAATATGTCAATGATACTCACTGATATTGAAGCAGGTGTCCTCAGCATTACGCTCAACCGTCCAGAACGCATTAACAGCTTTAACGAGGAAATGCACCAGCAGTTAAGTGAAGCGCTAAAGATCGCTGAACAAGATGAATCCGTGCGCTGTGTCCTGCTCTCAGGCGCTGGACGGGGCTTCTGTGCCGGACAAGATTTAAATGATCGCAACGCCATCATCTCAGAGGGTGACGTTCCTGATCTCGGCCAATCCGTTGAACGTTTCTACAACCCGCTGATCCGTCGCCTGACTTCCCTGCCCAAACCCGTGATCTGCGCCGTCAACGGAGTAGCAGCAGGCGCAGGTGTCTCCGTCGCACTGGCCTGTGACATTGTGATCGCTTCCCGTACCGCCAGCTTTATTCAAGCCTTCTGCCGTATTGGTCTGACACCGGATGCCGGCGGTAGCTGGTTCCTGCCCCATAAAATCGGCCATGCCCGGGCAATGGGAATGGCATTATTGGGAGACAAAATCAGCGCGGAACAAGCACTGGAATGGGGCATGATCTGGCAGGTCGTCGAACCCGAAGCGTTAGAAGATAAAACACGGGAACTCGCTCAACATCTGGCGACCCAGCCAACGGTGGCGCTGAGTTGCATCAAAAAAGCCACTTATGCCGCCGCAGCCAATAGCTTGGATCAACAGCTTAATCTCGAACGTGATTTACAGCGCCTGTGCGGACGCAGTGAAGACTTCCGTGAAGGTGTCAGTGCATTCATAGACAAACGCCAGCCACAGTTCAAAGGGAGATAA
- a CDS encoding ATP-grasp domain-containing protein, translated as MVYFPSDTKTTIPLSIIFGGISPEHPASVSSFDNLIKSFRELNFDRNLNSIYFFDKDGSVLYNAYTPYISPYDFTHSGDKIDLYTAIKRMSKQSEFHINLLHGNLGEDGHIQGVAKYFKIKGTFGSVLPSSLSMSKYHMSHYINSLLPSLRSPKTLLLTEGNLEKAFSLISDNFPEEKIVIKPNSLGASLFTNKYVNLENEKKSILDNLKNIFEYDRFALVQAFIKGKEYSVGCIRIEGKAIALNVVEIITKNGFFGHDEKHRINKAEEILLIQDSEITRTLKDLSIKIFESTGYEFMCRFDFIVTESEEIYFLESNPIPGMMKNSIFPKMLKGHKLSIPGLFIHLSCSSQNISEKKSIFNYIIE; from the coding sequence ATGGTTTATTTTCCTAGCGATACAAAAACAACTATACCATTATCGATCATTTTTGGTGGAATTTCCCCAGAACATCCAGCATCAGTTAGTTCTTTTGATAATCTTATAAAAAGTTTCAGAGAGCTTAATTTTGATAGAAATCTTAATTCAATATACTTCTTCGATAAAGATGGTTCTGTCTTATACAACGCCTATACACCTTATATTTCTCCCTATGATTTTACTCATTCTGGAGATAAAATAGATTTATATACAGCAATCAAAAGGATGTCTAAACAAAGCGAATTTCACATCAATCTTCTTCATGGTAATTTAGGTGAGGATGGGCATATCCAAGGAGTTGCTAAGTATTTTAAAATTAAAGGAACATTTGGTAGTGTACTTCCTTCCTCGCTATCTATGAGTAAATACCATATGTCACACTATATTAATAGTTTATTACCCTCTTTAAGATCACCGAAAACATTACTCTTAACTGAAGGTAATCTAGAAAAAGCATTTTCATTGATTAGCGATAACTTCCCTGAAGAAAAAATAGTTATAAAACCTAATTCATTAGGCGCTTCTTTATTTACAAATAAATATGTTAATCTGGAAAATGAAAAAAAATCAATATTGGATAATTTAAAAAATATTTTTGAATACGATAGATTTGCCTTGGTACAAGCTTTCATCAAAGGAAAAGAGTATTCTGTTGGTTGCATTCGAATAGAAGGGAAAGCAATAGCACTCAATGTTGTCGAAATAATCACAAAGAATGGTTTTTTCGGTCATGATGAAAAGCATCGAATTAATAAAGCAGAAGAAATTCTTTTAATACAAGATTCAGAGATAACGAGAACACTAAAAGATTTATCTATTAAAATTTTTGAATCTACTGGATATGAATTTATGTGTCGATTTGACTTTATTGTTACCGAGTCTGAAGAAATATACTTTCTTGAATCAAATCCAATTCCGGGCATGATGAAAAATAGCATATTCCCTAAGATGTTAAAAGGACACAAATTATCAATACCTGGCTTGTTTATTCACCTATCATGTTCATCACAAAACATTTCTGAAAAAAAATCTATTTTTAACTACATTATCGAGTAA
- a CDS encoding DUF1778 domain-containing protein: protein MATLSNERITTRVNSETKELLEMALSLSGYASLNSFIANAAVAEAKRLIEQNMRIKLCQEDAVAFVHALEEPTQINERFLRAARRHKDLLDEDRVSK, encoded by the coding sequence ATGGCCACATTATCAAATGAAAGAATCACCACTAGGGTGAATTCAGAAACTAAAGAGTTGCTTGAAATGGCACTATCATTATCTGGGTATGCGAGTTTGAATAGTTTTATTGCAAATGCTGCTGTAGCAGAGGCGAAACGACTGATTGAACAAAACATGCGCATCAAATTGTGTCAGGAGGATGCAGTGGCATTTGTGCATGCATTAGAAGAACCTACCCAGATAAATGAGCGTTTCCTTCGTGCAGCTCGTAGACATAAGGATTTGTTAGATGAAGATCGAGTGTCTAAATAA